Sequence from the Streptomyces peucetius genome:
CCAGCTCGTCCCAGGCAGGCAGCACGAAACCGGCGTCCCGCAGGGGCAGCTCCAGCATCAGGGTGCCGAACGGCTCGTCGCAGTCGCGGACCTCGTCGGCCGTGGGCAGCCGCGGCGCGGTGGTCGGATGGACCGTGCGCAGGCCGCTCACCACGGAGAACGCGGAGCGTTCATGGACCTCCGGATGCGCCTGCGGATGCAGGGCGACCATGGCGTTCCCGGTGCGCCCGGCCCAGCACCGCATGGCCACCTGCTGCGCCATCGTCCCGGTCGGGAAGAATGCCGCGGCGGGGAACCCGAGCAGCGCGGCCGTCCGCCGCTCCAGCTCCTCGACGACCCCGCTGCCGTACACGTCGGTCCAGTCGTCCAGGTCGTACACCTCGCCCGCGGCCGCGGCCAGTGCCGCGAGGCGCTCCCCGATCCGCCGGTCGGCGGAGGCCCGCGCCAGCACGCGGTGCGACGCGCGCCACGCGGCGAGCCGTCGCTTTCTCCGGTCCCCTTCGTCCGCGCCCGGCTCGTCCGCGACGTGCTCGTCCATCTCCGGCCGGCTTTCGTCCAGCTCGCTTCCGTCCGGCGCGCTTCCGTCCCGCTCGCGCGTGTGCTGTTCGCTCGTTCCGCTCTTGTCCGTCACGGTCCGATCATCGCCCACAGCCTGTGGACAACCGCGGGGGTGCCGGAAACGCTGGCGTAGCATCGTGACGAGAAATCGTCCGGTACCCCCGCGGACTGGAACGGAAGGCACCGCCGCGTGAATGCCACAGCACCACAGGACCCGCTCGACCCGCGTGACCGTCCTGCCCGTCTGACCGTCGGAGTGGTCGGAGCGGGCCGGGTAGGACCCGCCCTTGCCGCGTCCCTGCAGCTCGCAGGACACCGGCCGGTCGCCGCGTCCGGAGTGTCCGACCAGTCCGTCCGCCGGGCCGCCGCCATGCTCCCCGACGTGCCCCTGGTACGGCCCGCCGATGTGCTCGCCCGCGCCGAGCTGGTGCTGTTGACCGTGCCCGACGACGCGCTGCCCGGCCTGGTCGAGGGCCTCGTCGAGACCGGTGCCGTACGGCCCGGACAGCTGCTCGTCCACACATCGGGCCGGTACGGCACCAAGGTGCTCGAACCCGCCCTGCGAGCCGGGGCGCTGCCGCTGGCCCTGCACCCCGCGATGACGTTCACCGGCACCTCGGTGGACGTGCAGCGGCTGGCCGGCTGCTCCTTCGGCGTGACGGCCCCCGAGGAGCTGCGGCTTGCCGCGGAGGCGCTGGTCATCGAGATGGGCGGCGAGCCCGAGTGGATCGAGGAGCGGAACCGCCCGCTCTACCACGCTGCCCTCGCCCTCGGCGCCAACCACCTCGTCACCCTCGTCGCCCAGTCCATGGAGTTGCTGCGCGCGGCGGGCGTCGCCGCCCCCGACCGGATGCTGGGCCCCCTCCTCGGCGCCGCCCTGGACAACGCCCTGCGCTCCGGCGACGCCGCCCTGACCGGGCCGGTCGCCCGCGGCGACGCCGGCACCGTCGCCGCCCATGTGGCCGAACTGCGCAAGCACGCACCCGCCGCCGTCGCCGGCTATCTCGCGATGGCGCGTACGACCGCCGACCGCGCCCTCGCGCACGGCATGCTGAAACCGGAGCTCGCGGAGGACCTGCTGGGCGTACTGGCCGAGGGAGACCTGTGATGAGCCGCCACGTGGAACTCGTACCGACCCGCGAGGACCTGCGGAACATCGTCGGACAGCGCGCCGTGCCCGGCCGTACCGCCGTCGTCATGACGATGGGAGCCCTGCACGAGGGCCACGCCACCCTGATCCGCGCCGCCCGGGAACGGGTCGGCCGCACGGGCCTCGTGATCGTCACCCTCTTCGTCAACCCGCTCCAGTTCGGCGCCGGCGAGGACCTGGACCGCTACCCGCGCACGCTCGACGCCGACCTCAGGACGGCCGACGAGGCAGGCGCCGACGTGGTGTTCGCGCCGTCCGTCGACGAGGTCTACCCCGGCGGCGAGCCGCAGGTCCGCATCACCGCCGGGCCCATGGGCGAGCGGCTCGAAGGCAGGACACGGCCCGGCCACTTCGACGGCATGCTGACCGTCGTCGCCAAACTGCTGCATCTCACCGGCCCGGACGTGGCGCTGTTCGGGCAGAAGGACGCCCAGCAGCTCGCCCTGATCCGCCGGATGGTCCGCGACCTGAACTTCCCCGTGGAGATCGTGGGCGTGCCCACGGTCCGCGAGGAGGACGGCCTCGCGCTCTCCAGCCGCAACCGCTACCTGTCCCCGGCCGAGCGGCACACCGCGCTCGCCCTCTCCGAGGCCCTGTTCGCGGCCCGCGACCGGCTCGCCGCCCAGCAGGCGCTGCACGCCAGGGCGGAGGCCGTACCGGCCGCGCCCGCCCGCGCCGCCGCGCTGTCCGCGCTGGGCGAGGCCCGCGCCGCGGCGGACGCGCACGCGGTCGCCCAGGCATGGCCCGCGATCGGCGCCGACGCGGTCCGCGCGGCCGCCCGGGCCGTACTGGACGAGGCCGCGCAGGCGAACCCGCCGCTGGTCCTGGACTACGTGGCCCTCGTCGACCCGGCCACCTTCGACGAGGTGGCGGACGACCACCGGGGCGAGGCGGTCCTGGCGGTCGCCGCGAAGGTCGGCTCGACCCGTCTCATCGACAACATCCCTCTCGACTTCGGGACCGCGCATCCCGGTGTCGCACCGGCCGCACAGCCGGCATCGACCGCCGGAGCCGCCCCGCCCGCATCGACCGCACACACCGAATCGACCGACGGAGCCGCCACGTGACCGGAATACGGCTGACTGCCCCCGCCCCCGGCTGGGCCGTCGAGGCAGACGTCGTCGTGGTCGGTTCCGGCGTCGCCGGCCTCACCGCGGCGCTGCGCTGCGCCGCGAGCGGCCTGGACACGGTCGTCGTGACCAAGGCCCGCCTCGACGACGGGTCCACCCGCTGGGCGCAGGGCGGCATCGCCGCGGCGCTCGGCGAGGGCGACACACCCGAGCAGCACCTGGACGACACCCTGGTCGCGGGCGCGGGTCTGTGCGACGAGGCGGCGGTGCGGGCCCTCGTCACCGAGGGCCCCGACGCCGTGCGCCGACTGATCGCCACCGGCGCGCTGTTCGACACCGACCCGGCGTCCGGCGAGATCGAACTGACCCGGGAGGGCGGCCACCACCGGCGCCGCATCGCGCACGCCGGCGGCGACGCGACCGGCGCGGAGATCTCCCGTGCCCTCGTCGACGCGGTCCGCGATCAGGGCCTGCGCACCGTCGAGAACGCCCTGGTCCTGGACCTGCTCACCGATGCCGACGGCCGCACCGCGGGCATCACCCTGCACGTGATGGGCGAAGGCCAGCACGACGGCGTCGGCGCGGTCCACGCCCCCACGGTGGTGCTGGCCACCGGTGGCATGGGCCAGATCTTCTCCGCGACCACCAACCCGGCCGTCTCCACCGGCGACGGTGTCGCTCTCGCCCTGCGCGCCGGCGCCGAGGTCTCCGACATCGAGTTCGTCCAGTTCCACCCGACCGTGCTCTTCCTCGGCGTGGACAGCGAGGGCCAGCAGCCGCTGGTCTCCGAGGCGGTACGCGGCGAGGGCGCCCACCTCGTCGACGCGGCCGGCACCCGTTTCATGGTCGGACAGCACGAGCTGGCCGAGCTCGCCCCCCGTGACATCGTCGCCAAGGGCATCATGCGCCGTATGCAGGAGCAGGGCGCCGCCCACATGTTCCTGGACGCCCGCCACTTCGGTGCCGAGATGTGGGAACAGCGCTTCCCCACCATCCTCGCCGCCTGCCGCGCCCACAGCTTCGACCCGGTGACCGAGCCGATCCCCGTCGCACCGGCCGCCCACTACGCGTCCGGCGGCGTACGGACCGACCTGCACGGCCGCACCACCGTGCCGGGCCTGTACGCGTGCGGCGAGGTCGCCTGCACCGGCGTCCACGGCGCGAACCGGCTGGCCTCGAACTCGCTGCTCGAAGGGCTCGTCTTCGCCGAGCGCATCGCCGCCGACATCGCCGACCGGCGCCCCTGGCCCACGGTCGCGCCCGCCGCGCCCCCGGAGCCGTCCCTGCTGCCGCTGATCGCGCCGGAGCAGCGTGCGGAGATCCAGCGGATCATGTCGCACGGCGCGGGTGTCCTCCGCTCCGCCGAGTCCCTCGCCGCCGCGGCAGCCTCGCTCGAAGCGGTGTACGCGAACGCCGTGCAGGACCGGGAGGGCTCCGGCAAGACCGCGGAACCGGGCGTCGAGTCGTGGGAGACCTCGAACCTGCTCTGTGTCGCCCGGGTGCTGACCGCCGCCGCGCTGGAGCGTGAGGAGACCCGCGGGTGCCACTGGCGGGAGGACCGGCCCGAGCGGGACGACGCCGAGTGGCGCCGCCATCTCGTCGTACGGATCGAGCCCGACCGCCGCCTCGTCGTCAGCCGCACCGGCAGCACCGCCTTCCCGCCCATCGATATCTTGTCCGTCCCCGACGCCCCCAGGGAGCCGTAACCGTGAGCACGCCCGATGAACGTCCGAGCCCCGTGGACGTACCGCTGATCCAGATCGGCGCCCCGGCCGGCGGTGGCTGCGGAGACGACTGCGGCTGCGCCGAAGAGGCGTACGAGTGCGGTCTCGACCCCGCCCTCGCCACGCTCCTCGCCGAGGCCGGGCTCGACCCCGTCCAGGTCGAGGACATCGCGCACCTCGCCATCGAGGAGGACCTCGACGGCGGTGTCGACGTGACCAGCGTGGCGACCGTCCCGCAGGACGCCGTCGCCACCGGCGACTTCACCGCCCGCGAGAACGGCACCGTCGCCGGTCTGCGGGTCGCGGAGGCGATCCTGTCGATCGTCTGCACGAGCGAGTTCGAGGTGGAGCGGCACGTCGAGGACGGCGACCGCATCGAGGCGGGCCAGCAACTGCTCTCCGTCACCGCCGGCACCCGTGACCTGCTCACCGGCGAACGCAGCGCCCTCAACATCCTCTGTCGGCTCTCCGGCATCGCGACCGCCACGCGCGCCTGGGCCGACGTCCTCGAGGGCACCGGGGCGAAGGTCCGCGACACCCGCAAGACCACGCCCGGCCTGCGGGCCCTGGAGAAGTACGCGGTGCGCTGCGGCGGCGGCGTCAACCACCGCATGTCGCTGTCCGACGCGGCCCTGGTCAAGGACAACCACGTGATCGCGGCGGGCGGGGTGGCCGAGGCGTTCAAGGCCGTCCGGGACCGCTTCCCCGACCTGCCGATCGAGGTCGAGGTCGACACCCTCCAGCAGGTCCGCGAGGTCCTGGACGCGGGGGCCGACCTGATCCTGCTCGACAACTTCACCCCGGCCGAGACCGCGGAGGCCGTCACGCTCGTCGCCGGCCGCGCGATGCTCGAGTCCTCCGGCCGTCTCGCGCTCGACAACGCCCGCGCGTACGCCGAGACGGGCGTCGACTACCTCGCCGTGGGCGCGCTCACCCACTCCTCCCCGATCCTCGACATCGGCCTCGACCTCCGCGAGGTCGAAGGCTGATGCTGCTCACCATCGACGTCGGCAACACCCACACCGTCCTGGGTCTCTTCGACGGCGAGGAGATCGTCGAGCACTGGCGCATCTCCACCGACTCGCGCCGCACCGCGGACGAGCTGGCCGTCCTGTTGCAGGGCCTGATGGGCATGCACCCGCTGCTCGGCGAGGAACTCGGCGACGGCATCGAGGGCATCGCGATCTGCTCCACGGTCCCCTCCGTGCTGCACGAGCTCCGCGAGGTCACCCGCCGCTACTACGGCGACGTCCCGGCCGTCCTCGTCGAACCCGGCATCAAGACCGGCGTGCCGATCCTGATGGACAACCCCAAGGAGGTCGGCGCGGACCGCATCATCAACGCGGTCGCCGCGGTCGATCTGTACGGGGGACCGGCGATCGTCGTCGACTTCGGCACCGCCACGACGTTCGACGCGGTCAGCGCGCGCGGCGAGTACGCGGGCGGTGTGATCGCCCCCGGCATCGAGATCTCCGTCGAAGCCCTCGGCGTCAAGGGCGCCCAGCTGCGCAAGATCGAGCTCGCCCGGCCGCGGAGCGTGATCG
This genomic interval carries:
- a CDS encoding Rossmann-like and DUF2520 domain-containing protein; the encoded protein is MNATAPQDPLDPRDRPARLTVGVVGAGRVGPALAASLQLAGHRPVAASGVSDQSVRRAAAMLPDVPLVRPADVLARAELVLLTVPDDALPGLVEGLVETGAVRPGQLLVHTSGRYGTKVLEPALRAGALPLALHPAMTFTGTSVDVQRLAGCSFGVTAPEELRLAAEALVIEMGGEPEWIEERNRPLYHAALALGANHLVTLVAQSMELLRAAGVAAPDRMLGPLLGAALDNALRSGDAALTGPVARGDAGTVAAHVAELRKHAPAAVAGYLAMARTTADRALAHGMLKPELAEDLLGVLAEGDL
- the panC gene encoding pantoate--beta-alanine ligase, with product MSRHVELVPTREDLRNIVGQRAVPGRTAVVMTMGALHEGHATLIRAARERVGRTGLVIVTLFVNPLQFGAGEDLDRYPRTLDADLRTADEAGADVVFAPSVDEVYPGGEPQVRITAGPMGERLEGRTRPGHFDGMLTVVAKLLHLTGPDVALFGQKDAQQLALIRRMVRDLNFPVEIVGVPTVREEDGLALSSRNRYLSPAERHTALALSEALFAARDRLAAQQALHARAEAVPAAPARAAALSALGEARAAADAHAVAQAWPAIGADAVRAAARAVLDEAAQANPPLVLDYVALVDPATFDEVADDHRGEAVLAVAAKVGSTRLIDNIPLDFGTAHPGVAPAAQPASTAGAAPPASTAHTESTDGAAT
- a CDS encoding L-aspartate oxidase, with product MTGIRLTAPAPGWAVEADVVVVGSGVAGLTAALRCAASGLDTVVVTKARLDDGSTRWAQGGIAAALGEGDTPEQHLDDTLVAGAGLCDEAAVRALVTEGPDAVRRLIATGALFDTDPASGEIELTREGGHHRRRIAHAGGDATGAEISRALVDAVRDQGLRTVENALVLDLLTDADGRTAGITLHVMGEGQHDGVGAVHAPTVVLATGGMGQIFSATTNPAVSTGDGVALALRAGAEVSDIEFVQFHPTVLFLGVDSEGQQPLVSEAVRGEGAHLVDAAGTRFMVGQHELAELAPRDIVAKGIMRRMQEQGAAHMFLDARHFGAEMWEQRFPTILAACRAHSFDPVTEPIPVAPAAHYASGGVRTDLHGRTTVPGLYACGEVACTGVHGANRLASNSLLEGLVFAERIAADIADRRPWPTVAPAAPPEPSLLPLIAPEQRAEIQRIMSHGAGVLRSAESLAAAAASLEAVYANAVQDREGSGKTAEPGVESWETSNLLCVARVLTAAALEREETRGCHWREDRPERDDAEWRRHLVVRIEPDRRLVVSRTGSTAFPPIDILSVPDAPREP
- the nadC gene encoding carboxylating nicotinate-nucleotide diphosphorylase, with product MSTPDERPSPVDVPLIQIGAPAGGGCGDDCGCAEEAYECGLDPALATLLAEAGLDPVQVEDIAHLAIEEDLDGGVDVTSVATVPQDAVATGDFTARENGTVAGLRVAEAILSIVCTSEFEVERHVEDGDRIEAGQQLLSVTAGTRDLLTGERSALNILCRLSGIATATRAWADVLEGTGAKVRDTRKTTPGLRALEKYAVRCGGGVNHRMSLSDAALVKDNHVIAAGGVAEAFKAVRDRFPDLPIEVEVDTLQQVREVLDAGADLILLDNFTPAETAEAVTLVAGRAMLESSGRLALDNARAYAETGVDYLAVGALTHSSPILDIGLDLREVEG
- a CDS encoding type III pantothenate kinase — protein: MLLTIDVGNTHTVLGLFDGEEIVEHWRISTDSRRTADELAVLLQGLMGMHPLLGEELGDGIEGIAICSTVPSVLHELREVTRRYYGDVPAVLVEPGIKTGVPILMDNPKEVGADRIINAVAAVDLYGGPAIVVDFGTATTFDAVSARGEYAGGVIAPGIEISVEALGVKGAQLRKIELARPRSVIGKNTVEAMQSGIVYGFAGQVDGVVQRMKRELTEDPDDVTVIATGGLAPMVLGEAAAIDEHEPWLTLIGLRLVYERNVSRL